Sequence from the Candidatus Margulisiibacteriota bacterium genome:
TTAATGCGGCCGTATTCTTCGTCGGTCAGGCCGTGCTCTCGAATGACCTTCTTGCTAAAAGCTTTGGTGTCCGCGATAGTCCGGTTAAAATTAAAATCCAAACGTCTGCTCCCGTATCCGCGTCGAAGAAATATCCCGGCCGGTGTCTTCGATCAGATAAATTTGGTCTAAAAACTTTTCCTGCTCCGCAAACATTCGCTCGATCCGGGTAAAATCACAGCCCGGCCGAAAAACCACAATGAAGCGCGTCAAAGCCAATAATTTAGCCGGTTCTTTCCAGGTAAATATTTTCTCGAACGCATCGGTGCCGATTATATAGTACAAGTCGGCGTCTGTAAAATCCGGGCGCTTTTTTAATTCGGCCAGCGTGTCCACCGCATAGGACAAGCCGCCGCG
This genomic interval carries:
- the nadD gene encoding nicotinate (nicotinamide) nucleotide adenylyltransferase, whose protein sequence is MTKKLGIFGGAFDPVHEGHLHIACLAQRELNLDRVYFLPLGRAVHKAQPRHSAAERLELLRRAIRPYADLDICLAEIERGGLSYAVDTLAELKKRPDFTDADLYYIIGTDAFEKIFTWKEPAKLLALTRFIVVFRPGCDFTRIERMFAEQEKFLDQIYLIEDTGRDISSTRIREQTFGF